A portion of the Bubalus kerabau isolate K-KA32 ecotype Philippines breed swamp buffalo chromosome 1, PCC_UOA_SB_1v2, whole genome shotgun sequence genome contains these proteins:
- the RFESD gene encoding Rieske domain-containing protein: MDPDGSEQDTETKEQFASVYVGREEDIKRSERITAVVHEREVVIFYHKGEFHAMDIRCYHSGGPLHLGEIEEFDGRACIVCPWHKYKITLETGEGLYQSIDPKDPSAKPMWCSKGIKQRIHTVTVDNGNIYVTLSNEPFKCDSDYYATGIFKVIPSSF; encoded by the exons ATGGATCCTGATGGCTCTGAACAAGATACTGAAACGAAGGAGCAATTTGCTTCTGTCTATGTGGGTAGAGAAGAAGACATTAAAAGATCTGAAAGAATAACAGCTGTTGTCCATGAGAGAGAAGTGGTAATTTTCTACCACAAAGGAGAATTTCATGCTATGGATATTCGCTGTTACC ACTCAGGAGGACCTTTACATTTGGGAGAAATAGAG GAATTTGATGGACGAGCATGTATAGTTTGTCCCTGGCATAAGTACAAAATTACTTTGGAAACGGGAGAAGGACTGTATCAGTCTATAGACCCTAAAGACCCATCAGCAAAACCCATGTGGTGCTCCAAAGGAATAAAGCAAAGGATTCACACAGTGACAGTGGACAATGGGAATATTTATGTGACTCTTTCTAATGAGCCTTTTAAGTGTGACTCTGACTATTATGCTACTGGAATCTTCAAAGTAATTCCAAGTTCCTTCTGA